In Anaerolineae bacterium, the following are encoded in one genomic region:
- the meaB gene encoding methylmalonyl Co-A mutase-associated GTPase MeaB, which produces MLEELVRAAVFGDKRAIARLISIAENDGASARKILKSLYPYTGKAHIIGITGAPGTGKSTLVNELAKEYRLRGLKVGIVAVDPSSPFTGGAILGDRIRMRDLYNDPGVFIRSMATRGSLGGLARATADAVKILDAAGYEKILVETVGAGQTEVDIASTAHTTIVVEVPGLGDDIQAIKAGLLEIADVFVVNKADLEGADGVVLNLETMMSLGNSAKIFHHGILMEIKASFDAHRVQWRPPVCKTIATRGEGIKALVEAIERHWAFLKGSGAWEEKERLRASREIEEILRMELLRRILAKVDREAIGEILDKVVKRELDPYTAAEKIAGVGEL; this is translated from the coding sequence ATGCTTGAGGAACTGGTCCGGGCCGCTGTCTTCGGAGACAAAAGGGCAATCGCCCGCCTTATAAGCATTGCTGAAAACGACGGGGCTTCAGCGCGGAAGATTCTGAAATCCCTTTACCCCTACACCGGGAAAGCCCATATCATAGGAATAACGGGGGCTCCAGGAACAGGCAAAAGCACTCTGGTGAATGAACTGGCCAAAGAATACCGCCTTCGGGGGTTAAAGGTTGGCATTGTAGCAGTAGACCCATCAAGCCCCTTTACTGGCGGGGCAATTCTTGGGGATCGCATTCGTATGAGAGACCTTTACAACGATCCCGGCGTTTTTATTCGCAGTATGGCCACCAGAGGAAGCCTCGGAGGACTTGCCAGGGCCACGGCCGATGCCGTGAAAATCTTAGACGCAGCTGGTTATGAGAAAATTCTGGTGGAAACGGTAGGCGCAGGACAGACCGAAGTGGATATTGCCAGCACTGCCCATACAACCATAGTGGTGGAAGTGCCGGGATTAGGAGACGATATTCAGGCGATAAAAGCAGGGCTTCTGGAAATAGCGGACGTCTTTGTGGTGAACAAGGCTGATCTGGAAGGGGCAGATGGAGTTGTGCTGAATTTGGAAACGATGATGAGCCTTGGCAATTCAGCAAAAATATTCCATCATGGTATTCTCATGGAAATAAAAGCTTCATTTGATGCCCACAGGGTCCAGTGGCGTCCTCCGGTTTGCAAGACTATCGCTACCCGGGGCGAGGGGATAAAAGCCCTTGTAGAAGCCATAGAAAGGCACTGGGCTTTTCTAAAGGGGAGTGGTGCCTGGGAAGAGAAAGAGAGACTCAGAGCAAGCCGGGAGATAGAGGAAATCCTGCGGATGGAGCTTTTGAGGCGTATCCTGGCGAAGGTTGATCGTGAGGCTATTGGTGAAATCCTGGACAAAGTGGTTAAGAGAGAGCTTGATCCTTATACCGCAGCCGAAAAGATAGCTGGGGTAGGGGAACTTTAA
- a CDS encoding YraN family protein yields the protein MKARNYTHRVGRLGEDLAARYLQSQGYIILERNYRCQGGEVDLVAKEGSFLVFVEVRARCSSRFGTPEESITPWKKARLLLAAQSYVAEKNWDGFWRIDLLAIEISPKGSIKRISLIKNAVEEQ from the coding sequence ATGAAAGCCCGCAATTATACCCACAGGGTCGGGCGGCTGGGAGAAGACCTGGCCGCCCGATATTTGCAGAGCCAGGGTTACATCATCTTAGAACGTAATTACCGATGCCAGGGAGGAGAGGTAGACCTGGTAGCAAAGGAAGGCTCGTTCTTAGTGTTTGTAGAAGTGCGCGCCCGCTGCTCCAGCCGCTTTGGAACACCGGAAGAGTCCATCACACCCTGGAAGAAAGCCAGGCTTCTCCTGGCCGCTCAATCCTACGTAGCGGAGAAAAACTGGGACGGTTTCTGGCGGATTGACCTGCTGGCCATTGAGATTTCCCCAAAAGGGAGCATAAAGCGTATAAGTTTGATCAAGAATGCTGTGGAGGAGCAGTAA
- the miaA gene encoding tRNA (adenosine(37)-N6)-dimethylallyltransferase MiaA: MLWRSSNPPLIAIVGPTGVGKTELALCVGRTLPVEVISADSRQVYRYMDIGTAKPTLEERLLVPHHIIDVVNPDETFTLALFLEMAQKALVEILSRGKIPLLVGGTGQYVWAFIEGWEVPRVPPLPELRQELFQEAKDKGPDVLFHRLLELDPEAARFVDPRNIRRVIRALEVCLTTGKPFSQLRRRSPPPFRTLILGLTLPRPELYKRIDRRIELMLEKGLVAEVDSLLKMGYSLSLPSMSGVGYLEIGRYLKGELSLEEAVAIMKKRTRNFIRHQYNWFRLSDSRIRWLEAREGACQKAIELIQAFLEEMD, translated from the coding sequence ATGCTGTGGAGGAGCAGTAACCCCCCTCTTATAGCCATTGTAGGGCCTACAGGAGTGGGAAAAACAGAGCTTGCCCTCTGCGTAGGGAGAACTTTGCCAGTTGAAGTTATTTCCGCCGATTCTCGCCAGGTTTACAGGTATATGGACATCGGAACAGCGAAGCCAACTCTGGAGGAACGCCTCTTAGTTCCTCACCATATAATTGATGTGGTTAATCCAGATGAAACTTTTACCCTGGCTTTGTTCCTGGAAATGGCTCAGAAAGCTCTGGTAGAAATTCTCTCCCGGGGGAAGATCCCTTTGCTGGTGGGAGGAACTGGCCAGTATGTCTGGGCTTTCATAGAAGGCTGGGAAGTGCCCCGCGTCCCTCCTTTACCAGAGTTGAGGCAAGAGCTTTTTCAAGAGGCCAAAGATAAAGGCCCTGATGTTCTCTTCCATCGCCTCCTGGAACTTGATCCCGAGGCGGCTCGTTTCGTAGACCCAAGAAACATCAGGAGAGTTATAAGAGCCTTGGAAGTATGCCTCACTACGGGAAAACCTTTCTCTCAACTTCGTCGCCGGAGCCCTCCTCCTTTCAGAACTCTTATCCTGGGTTTAACTCTACCCAGGCCAGAGCTTTATAAACGGATTGATCGGCGAATAGAGCTCATGCTGGAGAAAGGCCTTGTGGCGGAGGTGGATAGCCTTCTTAAAATGGGTTATTCCCTGAGTCTCCCTTCAATGTCTGGGGTTGGATATTTGGAAATAGGACGGTATCTGAAAGGAGAGTTGAGTCTGGAAGAAGCAGTGGCTATCATGAAAAAACGCACGAGAAATTTTATCCGTCACCAGTATAACTGGTTCAGATTGAGCGATTCACGCATCCGATGGTTAGAGGCGAGGGAAGGAGCCTGCCAAAAGGCTATTGAACTTATTCAGGCTTTCCTGGAGGAAATGGATTGA
- a CDS encoding HAD-IB family hydrolase, producing MEAAFFDFDGTLFRGSTWRGIVWHHRTTGTNKTLLQFYLYFHLSLYPLYRVGLLKRKSYYMMWAKNMSWTLKGLTLDQAERTFQWLWENYVRLRLRPEILSLWEKHRGEGRMLVIASGSFEPLIKLVGDKLGADGVIGTELEVKNGKLTGRIKGPLCFGEGKAEKVKAFLTLHPSIDLSRSYAYSDSFHDLPFLELVGHPVAVYPDPELASYAQTKGWPIIGSKPAP from the coding sequence ATGGAGGCTGCCTTCTTCGATTTTGATGGCACACTGTTCCGGGGAAGCACATGGAGAGGAATAGTCTGGCACCATCGCACCACCGGAACCAATAAAACCCTGCTGCAGTTTTACCTCTATTTTCACCTTTCTCTCTACCCTCTTTACAGAGTTGGGCTCCTCAAACGCAAAAGCTACTACATGATGTGGGCCAAAAACATGTCCTGGACCTTAAAGGGTTTGACTCTGGACCAGGCCGAAAGAACCTTTCAGTGGCTCTGGGAAAATTACGTGAGACTGCGATTGCGTCCGGAAATTTTGTCCCTTTGGGAAAAACATCGGGGCGAAGGCCGTATGTTGGTGATAGCTTCCGGCTCTTTTGAGCCGCTGATAAAGCTTGTGGGCGATAAATTAGGAGCCGATGGAGTTATTGGGACAGAGCTTGAGGTTAAAAACGGAAAACTTACCGGTAGGATTAAAGGCCCCCTTTGCTTCGGAGAGGGTAAGGCCGAAAAAGTGAAAGCCTTCCTAACTTTACATCCATCAATAGATTTATCCCGAAGCTACGCTTATTCCGACAGCTTTCACGACCTCCCCTTTCTGGAACTGGTGGGCCATCCTGTAGCTGTTTATCCTGATCCGGAGCTGGCTTCTTATGCCCAGACAAAGGGATGGCCAATAATCGGCTCTAAGCCGGCACCTTGA
- a CDS encoding alpha/beta fold hydrolase, with the protein MLPLGFILALLVAFLIVAGWKESQYIIKRRQPDEPDSPANYGLQFEEVEFKSRDGITLRGWFIPAPKARGTVIFCHGHAGSMDPDLKYAPWFHSSGFNVLMFDFRGHGRSEGDKISMGYYERFDLLGAVDYLKKRGLDNIGVLGFSMGGAVAITTAAIEPSIKAVACDGAFAKLVGVLIRGIGVVNPALRPAGIVAGPLAILFASARLGAWLPSADPIRWVARLSPRPLLLIHGERDVFISTQEILALYRSAGEPKELWIVPGANHRNADELYPEEYREKVVGFFERYLGGSG; encoded by the coding sequence ATGCTGCCCCTGGGTTTTATCCTGGCTCTCCTGGTAGCTTTCCTTATAGTAGCCGGATGGAAAGAATCCCAATATATAATCAAGCGCCGACAGCCCGATGAACCGGATTCTCCAGCTAACTATGGCCTTCAATTTGAGGAAGTAGAGTTTAAATCCAGAGATGGTATAACCCTCAGAGGGTGGTTTATCCCCGCTCCGAAGGCCAGAGGGACTGTGATTTTCTGCCACGGCCATGCGGGAAGCATGGACCCCGACCTTAAATATGCTCCCTGGTTCCACTCCAGTGGTTTCAATGTATTAATGTTTGATTTTAGAGGACACGGGCGAAGCGAGGGAGATAAAATTTCCATGGGTTACTATGAACGTTTTGACCTCCTGGGAGCCGTTGATTACCTCAAAAAAAGAGGCCTTGACAACATAGGGGTTCTGGGTTTCTCCATGGGTGGGGCTGTGGCTATAACTACCGCAGCTATAGAGCCATCCATAAAAGCCGTAGCGTGCGATGGAGCTTTTGCCAAGCTTGTGGGGGTTCTGATCCGCGGGATAGGAGTTGTAAACCCAGCTTTACGGCCAGCGGGTATAGTAGCTGGCCCTCTCGCCATCCTCTTTGCCTCTGCCAGGCTTGGTGCCTGGCTCCCATCCGCTGATCCCATAAGATGGGTCGCCAGGCTTTCACCGAGGCCTCTTCTTCTCATCCATGGCGAAAGGGATGTCTTCATAAGCACTCAGGAAATCTTAGCCCTATACCGGAGCGCTGGCGAACCCAAGGAACTCTGGATCGTTCCCGGGGCGAACCATAGAAATGCGGATGAGCTCTATCCGGAGGAATATAGAGAGAAAGTTGTAGGCTTTTTTGAGAGATACCTCGGGGGTTCGGGGTGA
- the ftcD gene encoding glutamate formimidoyltransferase: MEQLVECVPNFSEGRRKEIIEAIVKAIAEGGKVWILDVESDEDHNRSVVTFVGEPEAVEEAAFRAIKKAAELIDMDQHRGQHPRIGATDVVPFVPLRGVTMGECVAVARRLGERVGRELGIPVYLYGEAATRPERQDLAYIRRGEYEGLKKTIATDPDRTPDFGPAVLGKAGATAIGARPPLIAFNVYLNTDDVRIAREIAKSVRHSSGGLRYVKALGLLVKGKAQISMNLTDYRQTPIHRVMELIRREAARYGLTVVSSEVVGLIPEDALLDAAIYYLQLDGFSKEQILEKKLEKLRYGG; the protein is encoded by the coding sequence ATGGAGCAATTGGTGGAATGCGTCCCTAACTTCAGCGAAGGCCGTCGGAAAGAAATCATCGAAGCCATAGTTAAAGCAATAGCTGAAGGAGGAAAAGTCTGGATCTTGGATGTGGAATCCGATGAGGATCACAATCGCTCGGTGGTAACTTTTGTGGGAGAGCCGGAAGCAGTGGAGGAGGCCGCCTTCCGGGCGATAAAGAAAGCCGCTGAGCTCATAGACATGGACCAGCACAGAGGTCAGCATCCCCGTATAGGTGCAACCGATGTGGTGCCTTTTGTCCCCCTTAGAGGTGTAACCATGGGGGAATGTGTGGCGGTGGCCAGAAGGCTTGGGGAAAGGGTGGGCAGGGAGCTTGGCATCCCCGTTTACCTCTACGGAGAAGCAGCTACCCGCCCTGAGCGCCAGGACCTGGCCTACATCCGCCGCGGTGAATACGAAGGCCTGAAGAAAACCATCGCCACTGACCCTGATAGAACTCCCGATTTTGGTCCGGCTGTTTTGGGTAAGGCTGGAGCCACTGCCATCGGAGCCAGACCACCTCTCATTGCCTTCAACGTTTACCTCAACACTGATGACGTGAGAATAGCTCGCGAAATAGCCAAATCGGTGAGACACTCTAGCGGGGGGCTTCGCTATGTTAAAGCCCTTGGCCTTCTGGTTAAGGGCAAAGCCCAGATATCCATGAATTTAACTGATTATCGCCAGACCCCGATACACAGAGTAATGGAACTTATACGCCGCGAAGCGGCTCGTTATGGCCTTACCGTTGTATCCAGCGAAGTAGTGGGCTTAATCCCTGAAGACGCCCTTCTGGATGCTGCCATCTATTACTTGCAGCTTGACGGCTTTTCAAAAGAGCAAATCCTGGAGAAAAAACTGGAAAAGCTGCGCTACGGAGGTTAA
- a CDS encoding cupin domain-containing protein — protein MHKVNVSRQGARLTKPFSMIELAYIEDFSVSVYLCQGTLAWHKHLDQDELFLVHSGTINLDTEFGSFTLNTGELLLVPKGVLHRSSSRMRSEVLLFSPRFLPDRKNGHRLSFPENIHLAKVNLYQESQTLSVPYQSLKLAHVEDFTLRLLFCEGTSTWYEKPSRPLLILVVEGTLKVENGPEILVLSQADLTIIPPRFNYRFHSPMRTLVLTFQKTPPPRP, from the coding sequence ATGCACAAAGTAAACGTATCGCGCCAGGGAGCTCGCCTTACCAAACCCTTCTCCATGATTGAGTTAGCTTACATTGAGGATTTTTCCGTCTCGGTATACCTTTGCCAGGGAACCCTCGCTTGGCACAAACACTTGGACCAGGATGAGCTTTTTCTTGTCCACTCTGGGACCATAAATCTCGACACCGAGTTCGGCTCTTTCACCCTCAATACCGGGGAGCTGTTGCTTGTCCCCAAAGGGGTTTTGCATCGGTCTTCTTCCAGAATGCGCTCTGAGGTATTGCTTTTCAGCCCCAGATTCCTTCCCGATCGCAAAAATGGCCATCGTTTGTCCTTCCCCGAAAACATCCACCTGGCTAAGGTTAATCTTTACCAGGAAAGCCAGACCCTTTCCGTGCCTTACCAAAGCCTGAAGCTCGCTCACGTTGAGGATTTCACCCTCCGCCTCCTTTTCTGTGAAGGGACAAGCACATGGTATGAAAAACCCTCTCGCCCCCTGCTCATTCTGGTAGTGGAGGGAACCTTAAAGGTGGAAAATGGGCCTGAAATTCTGGTTCTCTCCCAGGCTGACTTAACGATAATCCCTCCGCGCTTTAATTACCGATTCCATTCCCCCATGAGAACCCTCGTCCTTACCTTTCAGAAAACACCCCCGCCACGCCCTTAA
- the amrS gene encoding AmmeMemoRadiSam system radical SAM enzyme yields MVEARLYQKLEEGKVQCNLCAHRCRISPGKLGICGVRENRAGTLYTLVYGKAISQAVDPVEKKPLFHFYPGTTAFSIATVGCNFRCQFCQNWEISQMPREENRIIGGNIPPETIVRNAKRYGSRSIAYTYTEPTIFFEYAYDIAVLAHEEGIANIYVTNGYMTPEMLEAFHPYLDAANVDLKAGKDEFYRQYCGARLQPVMDALKKMKSMGIWVEVTTLIIPGLNDSEDELRFIADFIVKELGPETPWHVSRFHPQYRMLDRPPTPVATLRKAREIGLKAGLRYVYEGNVPGSEGENTYCYSCGRLLIRRFGFSILEYRITNGHCYNCGAIIDGVGL; encoded by the coding sequence ATGGTAGAGGCACGGCTCTACCAGAAATTGGAAGAAGGGAAAGTCCAGTGCAACCTCTGCGCCCACCGGTGCAGGATATCACCCGGCAAACTCGGGATTTGTGGTGTAAGGGAAAATCGCGCTGGTACTCTCTACACCCTTGTTTACGGTAAAGCCATTTCCCAGGCTGTTGACCCCGTAGAAAAGAAGCCCCTTTTCCACTTCTACCCCGGAACCACCGCTTTTTCCATAGCCACTGTTGGATGCAACTTTCGGTGCCAGTTTTGTCAGAACTGGGAAATTTCCCAAATGCCGCGCGAAGAAAACCGCATTATCGGCGGAAACATTCCCCCGGAAACCATCGTTAGGAATGCTAAGCGCTACGGTTCCCGCAGTATTGCCTACACTTACACTGAACCCACCATTTTTTTTGAATACGCGTACGATATCGCCGTCCTGGCCCACGAAGAGGGAATCGCCAATATTTACGTAACCAATGGTTATATGACTCCTGAAATGCTGGAGGCTTTTCACCCCTATCTTGATGCTGCTAACGTTGACCTCAAGGCCGGGAAGGACGAATTCTACCGTCAGTACTGTGGGGCAAGGCTCCAACCAGTGATGGATGCCCTCAAAAAGATGAAATCAATGGGTATATGGGTTGAGGTCACCACCCTCATAATCCCCGGCCTCAACGATTCCGAAGATGAATTGCGTTTCATTGCCGATTTCATAGTTAAGGAACTCGGGCCTGAAACCCCATGGCACGTGAGCCGGTTTCATCCCCAGTACAGGATGCTGGATCGTCCACCTACGCCTGTGGCTACTCTTCGCAAAGCACGGGAAATAGGCCTAAAAGCAGGCCTCCGGTACGTATATGAAGGCAACGTCCCAGGAAGTGAAGGAGAAAACACTTATTGCTACAGTTGTGGTCGCCTCCTTATCCGCCGCTTCGGTTTCAGCATTCTGGAATACAGGATAACCAACGGTCACTGTTATAATTGTGGAGCTATTATTGATGGAGTTGGCCTCTGA
- the der gene encoding ribosome biogenesis GTPase Der — protein sequence MRKPIVAIVGRPNVGKSTLFNRLTGRKIAIVEDIPGTTRDRLYADAEWNGVPFTLVDTGGFEITREREPLAVASAHYVDLIRAQAQKAIEEADLILMVVDVLDGPTAADKDVADILRRSRKPVLLVVNKVDNEKRQEAVAEFYELGLGDPIPVSAIHGLGIGQLMDEVVKLLPRTEVEPEPEAVKIAIVGRPNVGKSSILNRLLGEERVIVSEIPGTTRDAIDTYFEWEGHPIILIDTAGIRRKGKIEPGLERYSVLRALRAISRSDVSLLILDGAEGVTSQDAHIAGYILEEAKSVIVIVNKWDLVPKRPGIKVEYEKAVRAALRFLDYVPILFVSAKTGEGINQIIPLALRVQEERLVRISTGKLNRIIQEAVRTHTPPSKAGKSLKIYYATQASTAPPTFVFFVNDPELVHFSYERYLENSIRKHYPFVGTPLKLIFRRRGE from the coding sequence GTGCGCAAACCGATAGTAGCTATAGTCGGAAGGCCTAACGTTGGAAAATCCACCCTCTTCAACAGGCTTACCGGTCGGAAAATTGCTATTGTGGAGGATATTCCCGGGACCACAAGAGACAGGCTTTATGCTGATGCTGAATGGAATGGAGTTCCTTTCACCTTGGTGGATACAGGCGGTTTTGAGATCACCAGGGAGAGGGAACCTCTGGCTGTAGCTTCAGCTCACTATGTTGACCTGATAAGGGCACAGGCCCAGAAGGCTATCGAGGAAGCAGACCTCATACTGATGGTGGTTGATGTCTTAGATGGACCCACTGCAGCTGACAAAGATGTGGCAGACATCCTCCGCCGCTCCCGCAAGCCGGTGCTTTTAGTCGTCAACAAAGTGGATAACGAGAAGCGCCAGGAAGCCGTAGCAGAATTCTATGAACTCGGCCTCGGCGACCCCATACCGGTTTCCGCCATCCATGGGTTAGGGATAGGCCAACTTATGGATGAAGTCGTTAAACTTTTGCCCAGGACGGAGGTAGAACCCGAGCCTGAAGCTGTTAAAATAGCCATCGTTGGAAGGCCTAATGTGGGGAAATCTTCAATCCTGAACCGACTGTTGGGCGAGGAAAGGGTTATCGTCAGTGAGATACCGGGCACCACCAGAGATGCCATTGACACCTACTTTGAATGGGAGGGACATCCCATAATCCTCATTGATACGGCTGGGATCCGACGCAAGGGCAAAATAGAGCCAGGCCTGGAAAGGTATAGCGTCCTCAGAGCCCTGAGGGCCATAAGCCGCTCCGATGTCTCGCTCTTGATATTAGATGGAGCTGAAGGTGTTACCTCGCAGGATGCTCACATAGCTGGTTACATCTTGGAAGAGGCCAAAAGTGTTATAGTAATAGTGAACAAATGGGACCTTGTCCCCAAACGCCCGGGCATAAAGGTGGAATATGAAAAGGCTGTAAGAGCCGCACTGCGCTTTCTGGATTACGTCCCTATCCTTTTTGTTTCAGCCAAGACCGGGGAAGGGATAAACCAGATAATACCGCTGGCCTTAAGGGTGCAAGAGGAAAGGCTTGTGCGCATATCCACTGGCAAGCTCAACCGCATAATTCAGGAAGCAGTCAGAACTCATACTCCGCCGTCCAAAGCTGGTAAAAGCCTTAAAATCTACTATGCAACCCAGGCCTCAACCGCCCCTCCAACTTTCGTTTTCTTTGTGAATGACCCGGAGCTTGTTCACTTTTCCTATGAACGATATCTGGAAAACTCCATCCGCAAGCATTATCCCTTCGTAGGCACACCTCTTAAGCTAATTTTCCGCAGGAGAGGGGAGTAA
- a CDS encoding sigma-70 family RNA polymerase sigma factor has protein sequence MDKELIDESFLIEKAREDVEAFGILYLRYVDKIYSYIYYKVGNREDAEDLTAKVFLRALSHIKNYENRGLPFYAWLHRIAHNLVANWHRDHSRRKVIPLGELPVRSGEETDPLSSLEKEERLRRVMAAVRSLPPDKQEIIYLKFVERLSNQEIAIIMGKTESAVKALYHRALVALREKLKGEL, from the coding sequence TTGGATAAAGAGCTTATCGATGAAAGCTTTCTCATTGAGAAAGCACGGGAAGATGTAGAGGCCTTCGGTATCCTTTATCTGCGATATGTGGACAAGATTTACAGCTACATCTACTACAAGGTCGGAAACCGCGAGGATGCGGAAGACCTGACGGCAAAGGTTTTTCTAAGAGCCTTGAGTCACATTAAAAATTATGAAAACCGCGGATTACCCTTTTACGCATGGCTTCATCGCATCGCCCACAATCTGGTAGCTAACTGGCACAGAGATCACTCCCGCCGCAAGGTTATCCCCTTGGGGGAGTTACCTGTCCGTTCCGGGGAGGAGACAGACCCTCTGTCTTCTCTGGAGAAGGAAGAACGTCTGAGGAGGGTAATGGCCGCTGTAAGGTCACTTCCTCCTGATAAGCAGGAAATTATTTACCTCAAGTTTGTGGAAAGGCTTTCCAATCAGGAGATAGCTATAATAATGGGAAAAACCGAGAGCGCCGTCAAAGCCCTCTACCACCGAGCTTTAGTAGCCCTTCGGGAAAAGCTTAAGGGTGAACTTTAA
- a CDS encoding DegV family protein: MVGILTDSSFNLPREIIEELEIEVIPLYVQIDTETYEEFDITTAELCRKMREGVLPQTSQPPVGKFEEIFRKMAQKYDSIIAILITSKHSGTYNSAMVARAMLPELDIEVVDSLSIASGTGFMAEAAARAARKGKTKEEILNIIYKLRDKINLVATVSTLKYLHASGRVGAVKTMMASLLDVKPILSLKEGEVVVIGQTRTRARSLEQIISHVSKAAESLKPVDLAVLHADCFEEALMLKEELIKRVNPNRIFVAEITSVLAAHGGPGLIGVVYSPAITQV; encoded by the coding sequence ATGGTTGGCATACTGACCGATAGCTCCTTTAATCTCCCTAGAGAAATCATCGAGGAGCTTGAAATTGAAGTCATCCCGCTTTACGTTCAGATAGACACTGAAACATATGAAGAATTTGATATAACCACAGCGGAACTTTGCCGCAAGATGCGGGAGGGGGTGTTGCCTCAGACCTCACAGCCCCCCGTAGGGAAGTTTGAGGAAATTTTCAGGAAAATGGCCCAAAAGTATGACTCCATAATCGCAATTCTGATTACCTCAAAGCACAGTGGGACCTATAATTCGGCCATGGTGGCCAGAGCTATGCTACCGGAACTGGATATAGAGGTAGTGGATTCTCTCTCCATAGCCTCCGGGACAGGCTTTATGGCCGAAGCAGCGGCCCGAGCCGCCAGGAAGGGTAAGACAAAAGAGGAAATCTTGAACATAATCTATAAGCTTCGCGATAAAATTAACCTTGTAGCTACGGTCTCAACCCTTAAGTACCTCCACGCTAGCGGGAGAGTTGGGGCTGTGAAGACCATGATGGCTTCTTTATTGGATGTTAAGCCTATCCTTTCCTTGAAAGAAGGCGAGGTAGTGGTCATTGGCCAGACCAGAACCAGGGCCCGTTCTCTGGAACAGATTATCTCCCACGTGTCTAAAGCAGCGGAAAGCCTTAAACCGGTTGACCTTGCAGTTCTGCATGCGGACTGTTTTGAAGAAGCCCTGATGCTCAAAGAAGAGCTAATTAAAAGGGTAAATCCTAACCGCATTTTTGTGGCTGAGATAACCTCAGTTTTAGCTGCTCACGGGGGTCCTGGGCTCATAGGGGTGGTTTACAGCCCAGCCATAACTCAAGTTTAA
- a CDS encoding DegV family protein produces the protein MIKIVTDSTCDLPPDFYKELDVTVVPINIQFGSETYLDGVEIDRETFYRKINEMGMIPTTSQPSVGQFLEVYEKLAREATDIISIHVTGKLSGTCRSAEMAAAEVADKVRVHVFDSLSGSAGLGYMVLEAARMARAGASVEQILERLRVLRDRMNIVILVVDLRFARMSGRVGKLQSALASLLNVKIIVTAEGGLLELKEKVRTTARAVDRMVEMFKEKLGTEAPVNLAVVHAQAPDEGLKLMERIKGLFNYREIFLTDLATSLAVHFGPGTLGLVGYRIP, from the coding sequence ATGATAAAGATAGTGACGGATTCAACATGTGACCTCCCACCCGATTTTTACAAAGAATTGGATGTCACGGTGGTTCCGATAAATATTCAATTTGGCTCTGAGACATACCTGGATGGTGTAGAAATTGACCGGGAAACTTTCTACCGGAAGATAAATGAAATGGGGATGATACCTACTACCTCGCAGCCGTCAGTGGGGCAATTTCTGGAAGTATACGAAAAGCTGGCCAGGGAAGCGACCGACATTATATCTATCCACGTAACCGGGAAACTGAGCGGGACCTGCCGCTCAGCGGAGATGGCCGCAGCAGAAGTGGCCGACAAGGTGAGAGTCCACGTTTTTGACAGCCTTTCGGGTTCAGCAGGGCTTGGCTATATGGTTCTGGAAGCCGCCAGAATGGCCCGGGCCGGCGCTTCTGTGGAGCAGATTTTGGAGAGACTCAGGGTCCTAAGGGATAGGATGAATATCGTCATACTCGTGGTAGACCTGCGCTTTGCCCGGATGAGCGGAAGAGTGGGCAAGCTCCAGAGCGCACTGGCCTCTCTTCTGAACGTAAAGATTATAGTTACAGCAGAAGGAGGGCTCCTGGAACTTAAAGAGAAAGTGCGCACTACAGCCAGGGCCGTTGACCGGATGGTGGAAATGTTTAAAGAAAAACTCGGAACTGAGGCTCCGGTTAATCTGGCAGTAGTACACGCTCAGGCCCCTGACGAGGGTTTAAAACTTATGGAACGGATAAAGGGGCTTTTCAACTATCGGGAGATTTTCCTTACCGATTTGGCCACATCCTTAGCCGTCCACTTCGGTCCTGGAACCCTTGGCCTTGTGGGTTACAGGATACCCTGA
- a CDS encoding FtsX-like permease family protein, which yields MVMSVSERTREIGVKKAVGAEDLDILAEYLVEAVAISLMGGLIGLTLGCGMAAMLNRTIASALEDEIGALAFALILGIAGGLYPAWRAARLDPVQALRAE from the coding sequence ATGGTCATGAGCGTCTCCGAGCGCACTCGGGAGATAGGAGTAAAGAAAGCTGTAGGCGCAGAAGACCTTGATATCCTGGCGGAATACCTCGTGGAAGCAGTGGCCATCAGCCTCATGGGTGGATTGATTGGTCTGACCCTTGGCTGCGGAATGGCCGCTATGCTGAATCGGACTATTGCCAGCGCGCTAGAAGATGAGATAGGAGCTCTAGCTTTCGCCCTTATCTTAGGGATCGCAGGTGGGCTCTACCCAGCCTGGAGAGCCGCCAGGCTTGACCCAGTACAAGCTCTGCGTGCCGAGTGA